A single window of Anopheles moucheti chromosome 2, idAnoMoucSN_F20_07, whole genome shotgun sequence DNA harbors:
- the LOC128298649 gene encoding LOW QUALITY PROTEIN: protein cortex-like (The sequence of the model RefSeq protein was modified relative to this genomic sequence to represent the inferred CDS: deleted 1 base in 1 codon) — MATADDLGKLYIWYWNGGHLTPITCWASSMCAFIDWHLWREDEIVIGEEAVGHTHTYPPIDNSKTGCLILLADSEPIMIALYHVPSREVVSYYRRQDSDCIVTMLSFNKISGELVVCYSFTDTNKQPEILVLASMDRVVDVMRNHDDAIVQLLWSPDGKQLASVGYDETLTIWNFFGIPPSNECKRTKLQCEAMASSSSSRGGSVVRGLAGSRVHSNRNKEASYRDLASSFLFKAMR; from the exons ATGGCCACTGCGGATGATCTTGGCAAGCTGTACATATGGTACTGGAACGGTGGTCACCTTACCCCGATTACTTGCTGGGCCAGCTCGATGTGTGCCTTCATCGACTGGCATCTATGGCGTGAGGATGAGATTGTTATCGGTGAG GAGGCTgtaggacacacacacacatacccaccAATTGACAACTCTAAAACAggatgtttaattttattagcCGACAGCGAACCGATCATGATCGCACTGTACCACGTACCGAGCCGCGAGGTGGTGTCGTACTATCGACGGCAGGACAGCGATTGTATCGTGACGATGCTTTCGTTCAATAAGATTTCCGGCGAGCTGGTCGTGTGCTATTCCTTCACGG ATACGAACAAGCAGCCCGAAATACTTGTGCTCGCCTCGATGGACCGTGTGGTGGATGTGATGCGCAATCACGATGACGCCATCGTACAACTCCTGTGGAGCCCGGATGGAAAACAGCTCG CCAGCGTAGGATATGATGAAACGCTCACGATTTGGAACTTCTTCGGCATCCCACCGTCGAACGAGTGCAAGAGGACCAAACTGCAATGTGAAGCGATGGCCAGTAGCAGTAGCTCACGGGGTGGATCCGTTGTCCGTGGGCTAGCAGGTTCGCGCGTCCACTCGAACCGTAACAAAGAAGCCAGCTATCGCGATCTGGCCtcgagttttcttttcaaggCAATGCGCTGA